In a single window of the Pandoraea pulmonicola genome:
- a CDS encoding rhodanese-like domain-containing protein, with product MTSAKAILEQAAQRRASAQLTYAGAVTPDEALALLNADTSVRLIDVRTRAELDWVGRPQVPDGQYANVEWVRYPGGVPNEHFLEQLASQARDKNTPLLFLCRSAARSKAAAKVAYEAGYTQSFDILEGFEGDKDSAGHRKQVSGWCFRGLPWIGA from the coding sequence AGCCGCCCAACGCCGCGCCAGCGCGCAGCTCACCTATGCGGGCGCCGTGACGCCGGACGAGGCGCTCGCCCTGCTCAATGCCGACACCAGCGTGCGCCTGATCGACGTGCGCACGCGCGCGGAACTCGACTGGGTCGGTCGCCCGCAGGTGCCAGACGGTCAGTACGCGAACGTGGAATGGGTGCGCTACCCCGGCGGCGTGCCCAATGAACATTTCCTCGAGCAACTTGCCTCGCAGGCGAGGGACAAGAACACGCCATTGCTGTTCCTTTGCCGGAGTGCCGCGCGCTCGAAAGCCGCCGCCAAGGTCGCTTACGAGGCCGGCTACACGCAGTCGTTCGATATTCTCGAAGGCTTCGAAGGAGACAAGGACAGCGCCGGGCATCGCAAGCAGGTGAGCGGCTGGTGCTTCCGCGGCCTGCCGTGGATCGGCGCCTGA